In Populus nigra chromosome 10, ddPopNigr1.1, whole genome shotgun sequence, the following proteins share a genomic window:
- the LOC133705703 gene encoding IQ domain-containing protein IQM3-like isoform X1 — protein sequence MALSVDRYRSGMTEKDRSERSKRFESAAAVKLQKVYRSYRTRRRLADSAVVAEELWWRALDYARLNHSTVSFFSFDKPETAASRWSRISLNASKVGKGLGKDAKAQKLAFQHWIEAIDPRHRYGHNLNLYHEEWSKTDALQPFFYWLDIGDGKEIDLKDCPRTRLCLECIQYLGPQERELYEYIIAEGTVVHKQNGNLLDTNQGLEGSKWIFVMSTCRKLYAGEKKKGAFHHSSFLAGGTTLAAGRLTAENGKLRSISAYSGHYRPTNQKLGGFLAFLEENGINLNEIRVLTPEDSESCESRELSQDRSKFGWSMDSKPSKLHASSKINNYQPSESSMSSQATRTCSYKRMLSANIQNTKANVPKKEILQRIKSKNEASSYQLGHQLSLKWSTGAGPRIGCVADYPLKLREQALTFVYLSSSDDLRKPSASELPGCLLSIIDLCRMM from the exons ATGGCACTTTCTGTAGATCGCTATCGTTCTGGAATGACCGAAAAGGATCGTTCTGAAAGAAGCAAGAGATTTGAATCAGCAGCAGCTGTGAAGTTGCAGAAAGTTTACAGGAGTTATCGTACCCGTCGCAGGTTAGCAGATTCTGCGGTGGTTGCTGAAGAGCTCTG GTGGCGAGCTTTAGATTATGCAAGGCTAAATCACAGCACAGTTTCCTTCTTCAGTTTTGATAAACCTGAAACAGCAGCATCGCGGTGGAGTAGGATCAGCTTGAATGCTTCAAAG GTCGGAAAAGGTTTAGGCAAAGATGCCAAGGCACAAAAATTAGCTTTCCAGCATTGGATTGAAGCT ATTGATCCGAGGCATCGGTATGGCCATAATTTGAATTTGTACCATGAAGAGTGGTCTAAAACAGATGCATTGCAGCCATTTTTCTACTG GCTGGATATTGGAGATGGTAAAGAAATTGATCTCAAAGACTGTCCAAGAACAAGACTTTGCCTAGAATGCATTCAGTATCTAGGACCG CAAGAGAGAGAACTGTATGAATACATCATTGCTGAAGGAACAGTGGTGCACAAACAAAATGGCAACCTCCTAGATACAAATCAAGGATTGGAAGGTTCAAAATGGATATTCGTGATGAGCACCTGCAGAAAACTATATGCTGGAGAG aaaaagaaaggagCATTTCATCACTCGAGCTTCCTTGCTGGAGGGACTACTCTGGCTGCTGGGAGACTAACAGCAGAAAATGGAAAGCTCAGG TCTATATCAGCATATAGTGGGCATTACCGTCCAACTAACCAGAAACTTGGCGGCTTCTTGGCCTTCCTCGAAGAAAATGGGATCAACCTCAATGAAATTCGG GTTCTTACACCAGAAGATAGTGAAAGCTGTGAATCAAGGGAATTGTCTCAAGACAGAAGTAAATTTGGTTGGTCAATGGATTCGAAGCCGTCTAAGCTTCATGCTTcgagtaaaattaacaattaccAACCTTCTGAATCATCCATGTCTTCACAAGCCACAAGAACATGCAGTTACAAGAGGATGTTGTCGGCCAATATCCAGAACACAAAAGCAAATGTACCAAAGAAGGAAATATTGCAGAGGATCAAATCCAAGAACGAAGCTAGCTCATACCAATTAGGGCACCAACTGTCTTTGAAATGGTCAACTGGAGCTGGTCCGAGAATCGGGTGTGTTGCAGACTATCCTCTGAAACTAAGGGAGCAAGCTCTCACGTTTGTTTACCtctcatccagtgatgatctgcGCAAGCCATCTGCTTCTGAACTTCCAGGTTGCCTGCTCTCTATAATAGATCTTTGTAGGATGATGTAA
- the LOC133705703 gene encoding IQ domain-containing protein IQM3-like isoform X2 yields MALSVDRYRSGMTEKDRSERSKRFESAAAVKLQKVYRSYRTRRRLADSAVVAEELWWRALDYARLNHSTVSFFSFDKPETAASRWSRISLNASKIDPRHRYGHNLNLYHEEWSKTDALQPFFYWLDIGDGKEIDLKDCPRTRLCLECIQYLGPQERELYEYIIAEGTVVHKQNGNLLDTNQGLEGSKWIFVMSTCRKLYAGEKKKGAFHHSSFLAGGTTLAAGRLTAENGKLRSISAYSGHYRPTNQKLGGFLAFLEENGINLNEIRVLTPEDSESCESRELSQDRSKFGWSMDSKPSKLHASSKINNYQPSESSMSSQATRTCSYKRMLSANIQNTKANVPKKEILQRIKSKNEASSYQLGHQLSLKWSTGAGPRIGCVADYPLKLREQALTFVYLSSSDDLRKPSASELPGCLLSIIDLCRMM; encoded by the exons ATGGCACTTTCTGTAGATCGCTATCGTTCTGGAATGACCGAAAAGGATCGTTCTGAAAGAAGCAAGAGATTTGAATCAGCAGCAGCTGTGAAGTTGCAGAAAGTTTACAGGAGTTATCGTACCCGTCGCAGGTTAGCAGATTCTGCGGTGGTTGCTGAAGAGCTCTG GTGGCGAGCTTTAGATTATGCAAGGCTAAATCACAGCACAGTTTCCTTCTTCAGTTTTGATAAACCTGAAACAGCAGCATCGCGGTGGAGTAGGATCAGCTTGAATGCTTCAAAG ATTGATCCGAGGCATCGGTATGGCCATAATTTGAATTTGTACCATGAAGAGTGGTCTAAAACAGATGCATTGCAGCCATTTTTCTACTG GCTGGATATTGGAGATGGTAAAGAAATTGATCTCAAAGACTGTCCAAGAACAAGACTTTGCCTAGAATGCATTCAGTATCTAGGACCG CAAGAGAGAGAACTGTATGAATACATCATTGCTGAAGGAACAGTGGTGCACAAACAAAATGGCAACCTCCTAGATACAAATCAAGGATTGGAAGGTTCAAAATGGATATTCGTGATGAGCACCTGCAGAAAACTATATGCTGGAGAG aaaaagaaaggagCATTTCATCACTCGAGCTTCCTTGCTGGAGGGACTACTCTGGCTGCTGGGAGACTAACAGCAGAAAATGGAAAGCTCAGG TCTATATCAGCATATAGTGGGCATTACCGTCCAACTAACCAGAAACTTGGCGGCTTCTTGGCCTTCCTCGAAGAAAATGGGATCAACCTCAATGAAATTCGG GTTCTTACACCAGAAGATAGTGAAAGCTGTGAATCAAGGGAATTGTCTCAAGACAGAAGTAAATTTGGTTGGTCAATGGATTCGAAGCCGTCTAAGCTTCATGCTTcgagtaaaattaacaattaccAACCTTCTGAATCATCCATGTCTTCACAAGCCACAAGAACATGCAGTTACAAGAGGATGTTGTCGGCCAATATCCAGAACACAAAAGCAAATGTACCAAAGAAGGAAATATTGCAGAGGATCAAATCCAAGAACGAAGCTAGCTCATACCAATTAGGGCACCAACTGTCTTTGAAATGGTCAACTGGAGCTGGTCCGAGAATCGGGTGTGTTGCAGACTATCCTCTGAAACTAAGGGAGCAAGCTCTCACGTTTGTTTACCtctcatccagtgatgatctgcGCAAGCCATCTGCTTCTGAACTTCCAGGTTGCCTGCTCTCTATAATAGATCTTTGTAGGATGATGTAA
- the LOC133705704 gene encoding copper transport protein ATX1-like has product MSQTVVLKVGMSCGGCVGAVKRVLGKMEGVESYDIDLKEQKVTVKGNVQPDAVLQTVSKTGKKTTFWEAEAPAEPATAETLAAA; this is encoded by the exons ATGTCTCAG ACTGTTGTCCTCAAGGTTGGCATGTCATGTGGAGGTTGTGTTGGGGCCGTGAAAAGGGTTTTGGGAAAAATGGAAG GTGTGGAATCATATGACATTGATTTGAAGGAGCAAAAAGTCACAGTGAAAGGAAATGTGCAGCCAGATGCTGTTCTTCAGACTGTCTCTAAGACCGGGAAGAAGACTACCTTCTGGGAAGCAGAAGCACCAGCTGAACCTGCTACTGCAGAAACTTTGGCTGCTGCATAA